The Colletotrichum higginsianum IMI 349063 chromosome 2, whole genome shotgun sequence genome has a segment encoding these proteins:
- a CDS encoding Domain found in IF2B/IF5, with protein MASLINVRRDVKDAFYRYKMEKIVTKIEGKGNGIKTVVVNLSSVAQSLARPGAYVIKYFGFELGAQTNVDPADDRWIINGSHNAAKLQDHLDGFINKFVLCKKCKNPETDVNIKDGRILLDCKACGQRSEVDLRLKLSGYILKNQPKKGKKDKAERKAARRAKANGANKENGQGSGSGGEGSENGSNDADDQDVGSDDELEKMKKEAPEIDNFETQEHEWAVDMSEEAVKARQAQLPGEFKAKLNMGDDEDEDGEAGGSTVYDEFGTWIQDEASSKGSIDKVDSIDIFVKAKELGIETKHRAVLVLVQTIFDENIVAQIPKRAGMMKQFITSDRHEKALLGGTERLIGQLGKDHPDIYNQIVKILQLYYNHDLLSEEVAIKWGSKASKKYTDLSTSKKVRKAAEPFIKWLEEASEEESSEDEE; from the exons ATGGCTTCCCTCATCAACGTTCGTCGCGACGTCAAGGACGCCTTCTATCGTTACAAGATGGAGAAGATCGTCACCAAGAtcgagggcaagggcaacggcatcaagaccgtcgtcgtcaatcTGAGCAGTGTCGCTCAGTCCCTCGCCCGTCCCGGCGCCTATGTCATCAAGTACTTTGGCTTCGAGCTCGGTGCCCAGACCAACGTCGACCCCGCCGACGACCGCTGGATCATCAACGGCTCCCACAATGCCGCCAAGCTGCAAGACCACCTCGACGGCTTCATCAACAAGTTCGTTCTTTGCAAGAAGTGCAAGAACCCTGAGACCGACGTCAACATCAAGGACGGAcgcatcctcctcgactGCAAGGCCTGCGGCCAGCGCTCTGAGGTCGACCTCCGCCTGAAGCTCAGCGGTTACATCTTGAAGAACCAGccgaagaagggcaagaaggacaaggccGAGCGCAAGGCCGCTCGTCGTGCCAAAGCCAACGGCGCCAACAAGGAGAACGGTCAGGGAAGCggaagcggcggcgagggatCCGAGAATGGGTccaacgacgccgacgaccagGATGTTGGTAGCGACGACGAGttggagaagatgaagaaggaggccCCCGAAATCGACAACTTCGAGACTCAGGAGCACGAGTGGGCCGTCGACATGAGTgaggaggccgtcaaggcccGCCAGGCTCAGCTTCCCGGCGAGTTCAAGGCGAAGCTCAAcatgggcgacgacgaggatgaggacggtGAGGCCGGTGGCAGCACTGTCTACGATGAGTTCGGCACCTGGATCCAGGACGAGGCCTCCTCCAAGGGCAGCATCGACAAGGTCGACTCCATTGACATCTTCGTCAAGGCCAAAGAGCTCGGCATCGAGACCAAGCACcgtgccgtcctcgtcctggtTCAGACCATCTTCGACGAGAACATCGTCGCCCAGATCCCCAAGCGCGCCGGCATGATGAAGCAG TTCATCACCTCTGACCGCCACGAGAAGGCCCTGCTCGGCGGCACCGAGCGTCTCATTGGCCAGCTTGGCAAAGACCACCCCGATATCTACAACCAGATTGTCAAGATCCTCCAGCTGTACTACAATCACGACCTGCTCagcgaggaggtcgccaTCAAGTGGGGCAGCAAGGCCAGCAAGAAGTACACCGATCTGTCCACCTCCAAGAAGGTccgcaaggccgccgagccctTCATCAAGTGGCTTGAGGAGGCCTCGGAGGAAGAGTCGAGTGAGGACGAAGAGTAG